A single window of Flagellimonas maritima DNA harbors:
- a CDS encoding dihydroorotase → MNILLKSAKIICPENGSLHLKKRDILIKKGIIEKISTSIEVNSNTKCIDYKNLHISLGWIDSSVSFGEPGFEERETIENGLDVAARSGFSDILLNPNTNPLPDTSSDIVFLKERAKNSTTNLHPLGCLTINSEGKDLAELFDMKNAGAVAYYDFKKQISNPNILKIALLYAESFDGLIFSYPQNGDIAGKGIVHEGEVSTALGLKAIPALAEELQISRDLFILEYTGGKLHIPTISTANSVKLIANAKKRGLDVSCSVAVHNLIFTDESLKEFDTNFKVSPPLRSKSDCKALIKGLKDGIVDFVTSDHIPIAIEEKMVEFDNAVDGSIGLESAFGSLNHILGLEKTISLLTKGRERFGLGQTAIKEGEKACITLFDPDDENVFMEKQILSNTKNSMFLGSRLKGKVYGTINNDKLLIQ, encoded by the coding sequence ATGAACATTCTGCTGAAGTCCGCAAAAATAATATGCCCTGAAAACGGCTCCCTACATTTAAAAAAGCGCGACATTCTCATAAAAAAAGGAATCATTGAAAAGATTTCAACATCTATCGAGGTAAATTCCAATACAAAATGTATAGATTATAAAAATCTTCATATTTCCTTGGGTTGGATTGACAGTAGTGTGAGTTTTGGAGAACCCGGATTTGAAGAACGAGAAACCATAGAGAATGGTTTGGACGTAGCTGCACGAAGCGGGTTTAGCGATATTTTGTTGAACCCCAATACAAATCCATTGCCGGATACCAGTTCGGATATTGTTTTTTTGAAAGAAAGAGCTAAGAATAGTACAACCAACCTCCACCCGCTGGGATGTTTAACCATAAACTCCGAAGGAAAGGATTTGGCAGAGCTATTTGATATGAAGAATGCCGGTGCAGTAGCTTATTACGATTTTAAAAAGCAGATTTCAAATCCCAATATTCTTAAAATTGCATTGCTTTATGCTGAAAGTTTTGATGGACTTATATTTTCCTATCCGCAAAATGGTGATATTGCAGGTAAGGGTATTGTTCATGAGGGAGAGGTTTCTACTGCTCTAGGACTTAAGGCAATTCCTGCTCTAGCGGAGGAGTTACAGATTTCCAGAGACCTGTTTATTTTGGAATATACTGGTGGAAAGCTCCATATTCCTACAATTTCAACAGCAAATTCCGTTAAGCTTATTGCAAATGCCAAAAAAAGAGGGCTGGACGTAAGCTGTAGTGTTGCCGTCCATAATCTAATTTTTACCGATGAAAGCTTAAAGGAGTTCGATACAAATTTTAAGGTATCACCTCCCCTTAGAAGTAAATCAGATTGCAAAGCACTTATTAAAGGTTTAAAGGATGGTATTGTAGATTTTGTAACCTCGGACCATATTCCAATTGCTATAGAAGAAAAAATGGTTGAATTCGATAATGCGGTGGACGGAAGTATTGGATTGGAATCCGCCTTTGGAAGTTTAAACCATATTCTTGGTTTAGAAAAAACCATCTCGTTATTGACAAAAGGACGAGAGCGTTTTGGATTAGGGCAAACTGCCATAAAAGAAGGTGAAAAAGCTTGTATTACTTTGTTTGACCCTGATGATGAAAATGTTTTTATGGAAAAACAAATTCTTTCCAATACAAAGAACAGTATGTTTTTAGGAAGCCGATTGAAGGGAAAGGTTTATGGTACAATAAATAATGATAAACTTTTAATCCAATAA
- a CDS encoding alpha/beta hydrolase, producing MSPTPLSLEYLYRAPVTKKEKSPCLFMFHGYGSNEEDLFSFASELPGELAILSVRAPYDLEPFGYAWYAINFDAEQGKWSDDEQARTSRDKIVAFIDEACNAFNLNIDNITLLGFSQGTILSYAVALSYPEKIKNVIALSGYINEGILSEGYETKDYRNLNIYASHGQVDQVIPAEWAQKIPDFLKRLGINHKYEEFPVGHGVSPQNFYSFKEWLIQHI from the coding sequence ATGTCCCCCACCCCATTATCTTTAGAATATCTCTATCGTGCACCAGTAACTAAAAAAGAAAAGAGTCCATGCCTTTTTATGTTTCATGGGTATGGCAGCAATGAAGAAGATTTATTTTCCTTCGCTTCTGAATTGCCGGGTGAGTTGGCCATATTATCCGTTAGGGCACCTTATGACCTAGAACCTTTTGGTTATGCTTGGTACGCTATTAATTTTGATGCAGAACAAGGTAAATGGAGTGATGATGAACAGGCACGTACCTCTAGAGATAAAATAGTTGCTTTCATAGATGAAGCTTGTAATGCATTCAATTTAAATATTGATAACATTACGCTTTTGGGATTTAGCCAAGGTACTATTTTGAGCTATGCAGTAGCGCTTTCATATCCTGAAAAAATTAAAAATGTTATAGCGCTTAGTGGATATATTAATGAAGGGATTTTGTCTGAAGGGTATGAAACCAAAGACTATAGGAATTTAAATATTTATGCTTCCCATGGTCAGGTAGATCAAGTGATTCCTGCGGAATGGGCACAAAAAATACCGGATTTTTTAAAACGTCTTGGAATTAACCATAAATATGAAGAGTTTCCTGTTGGTCATGGCGTATCTCCCCAAAATTTTTATTCGTTTAAGGAGTGGTTGATCCAACATATCTAA
- a CDS encoding MBL fold metallo-hydrolase, translated as MTITFLGTGTSQGIPVIGSNHPVCLSNDPRDKRLRVSVLISWKNFNYVIDCGPDFRQQMLTNSVTKLDGILFTHEHADHTAGIDDIRPFFFRQGDIPVYAHKRVIESLKIRFDYIFADEDRYPGAPAVKVTEVVNNKTIPLGGLQVIPIEAFHNRLQVFGYRFNDFIYLTDVKRVDENEMNKMMGAKVLVVNALREEAHHSHFNLDEAIAFAKRVGADKTYFTHISHLLGFHEEVEKKLPKNILLAYDNLQLKI; from the coding sequence ATGACCATCACATTTTTAGGAACGGGAACCTCTCAGGGAATTCCTGTTATCGGAAGCAATCATCCAGTGTGCCTTAGCAACGACCCAAGAGACAAAAGACTACGGGTTTCCGTATTGATTTCGTGGAAAAATTTCAATTACGTGATAGATTGTGGACCGGATTTTAGACAACAAATGTTGACAAACTCCGTCACAAAACTGGATGGAATTCTTTTTACGCACGAACATGCCGACCATACTGCTGGAATCGATGATATCCGCCCTTTCTTTTTTAGACAAGGAGATATTCCCGTTTATGCCCACAAAAGGGTTATTGAATCCCTCAAGATACGATTTGATTATATTTTTGCCGATGAAGACAGATATCCTGGAGCCCCGGCGGTAAAAGTTACGGAAGTCGTCAACAATAAAACTATTCCTTTGGGCGGTCTACAAGTAATCCCCATTGAGGCATTCCATAACCGTTTACAGGTTTTTGGATATCGTTTCAACGATTTCATATACCTGACCGATGTAAAACGTGTTGATGAAAATGAAATGAATAAAATGATGGGAGCAAAGGTCTTGGTAGTAAATGCACTTAGGGAAGAAGCACACCATTCACATTTTAATCTGGATGAAGCCATAGCTTTTGCCAAAAGGGTGGGAGCAGATAAAACGTATTTTACACATATTAGCCATTTGTTGGGATTTCATGAAGAAGTTGAGAAAAAATTGCCCAAAAATATTCTTTTGGCCTACGATAATTTACAATTGAAGATTTAA
- the uvrA gene encoding excinuclease ABC subunit UvrA: MATINKVDSKENIIIKGAKLHNLKNIDVIIPRNKLVVITGLSGSGKSSLAFDTLYAEGQRRYVESLSSYARQFLGKLDKPKVDYIKGIAPAIAIEQKVNSTNPRSTVGTTTEIYDYLKLLYARIGKTISPVSGNEVKKDTVTDVIDYIKTLKEGSKLLLLAPITITKEREPLKSLELFSKQGYARIKYKGEVLRIDNAPKNISRSFDLVVDRIIIKDDEDFYNRLGNAVDNAFFEGKGQCIIENLENGQTKTFSNQFELDGIKFLEPNVHLFSFNNPYGACPKCEGYGDVIGIDEDLVIPNTALSVFENAVFPWRGESMGWYRDQLVNSAYKFDFPIHKPWFELSENQKQLVWEGNEHFIGIHKFFQQLEEKSYKIQNRVMLSRYRGKTKCSVCKGKRLREEANYVKIDGNSMSNIIELPIKKLIPFFEELTLSDHDTTIAKRLLTEITTRLGYLNKVGLSYLTLNRKSNTLSGGESQRINLATSLGSSLVGSMYILDEPSIGLHPKDTENLIEVLLSLRDLGNTVIVVEHDEDIMKAADEVIDIGPEAGTLGGEVVATGNLSQILKSNSLTADYLNGSKKIEVPAERRNSKHYIKIIGARENNLKNIDAIFPLNVLTVVTGVSGSGKSTLVKKILYPTILKEVGGYGEKAGQFTKIEGKYGHVKHVEFVDQNPIGRSSRSNPVTYIKAYDDIRTLFSSQKLSKLRGYQPKHFSFNVDGGRCEKCKGEGEITVEMQFMADVHLECDVCGGKRFKKEILEVQFEGKNIDDVLSLTIDEAIEHFKNYNQKKIVTKLQPLQDVGLGYVTLGQSSSTLSGGEAQRIKLASFLVKGNTKEKALFIFDEPTTGLHFHDIKKLLKSFEELIAKGHSVIVIEHNIELIKCADYIIDLGPEGGENGGYLIAEGTPEEIVQNENSFTAQYLKLKI; the protein is encoded by the coding sequence ATGGCGACTATCAATAAGGTTGATTCAAAAGAGAATATTATCATTAAAGGAGCTAAACTACACAACTTAAAGAATATAGATGTTATAATTCCCAGAAATAAACTCGTCGTCATCACCGGGCTTTCAGGTTCTGGCAAATCCAGCCTTGCATTTGATACGCTGTATGCAGAGGGGCAACGTCGTTATGTTGAAAGTCTTTCTTCGTACGCACGTCAATTTTTGGGGAAATTGGACAAACCAAAAGTAGATTATATTAAAGGTATAGCTCCCGCCATAGCCATAGAACAAAAAGTGAATTCCACCAATCCTAGATCAACGGTAGGAACAACAACGGAAATATATGATTATCTAAAATTATTATATGCTCGCATTGGAAAAACAATATCGCCCGTATCTGGCAATGAAGTAAAAAAAGATACGGTCACCGATGTTATCGATTATATAAAGACCTTAAAAGAAGGGAGCAAGCTTTTATTATTGGCACCTATTACAATTACCAAAGAAAGGGAGCCTTTAAAATCTTTGGAGCTTTTTTCCAAACAAGGATATGCCAGGATAAAATACAAAGGGGAAGTGCTGCGAATTGACAATGCTCCTAAAAATATAAGCAGAAGTTTTGATTTAGTGGTAGATAGAATAATCATAAAAGATGATGAAGATTTTTATAATCGTTTGGGGAATGCGGTCGATAATGCTTTTTTTGAGGGGAAAGGGCAGTGTATCATAGAGAATTTGGAAAATGGACAAACCAAAACGTTCAGTAATCAATTTGAGCTGGACGGCATAAAGTTTCTAGAACCCAACGTACACCTTTTCAGCTTCAACAACCCTTATGGCGCATGTCCTAAATGTGAAGGCTACGGTGATGTTATAGGTATTGATGAAGACTTGGTGATTCCCAATACTGCTTTATCGGTTTTTGAAAATGCCGTTTTTCCATGGCGAGGCGAAAGTATGGGCTGGTATCGCGATCAATTGGTCAATTCAGCTTATAAATTTGATTTTCCAATCCATAAACCATGGTTTGAATTATCTGAAAATCAAAAGCAGTTGGTATGGGAGGGCAACGAACATTTTATAGGAATCCACAAATTTTTTCAACAACTTGAGGAAAAAAGCTATAAAATCCAAAATAGGGTCATGCTTTCGCGTTACCGCGGAAAAACAAAATGCTCGGTCTGCAAAGGAAAAAGGCTTCGTGAAGAGGCAAATTATGTAAAAATCGATGGCAATTCTATGTCAAATATAATAGAACTACCCATTAAAAAGCTGATTCCATTTTTTGAAGAGTTGACACTTTCTGACCATGATACCACTATTGCAAAAAGGTTATTAACAGAGATTACGACCAGACTGGGTTATTTAAATAAAGTAGGTTTAAGCTATTTGACATTGAACCGAAAATCCAATACCCTATCCGGTGGAGAAAGTCAACGAATCAATTTGGCAACATCACTGGGGAGCAGTTTGGTAGGTTCCATGTATATATTGGATGAGCCAAGTATTGGCCTGCACCCCAAGGATACCGAAAATTTAATCGAAGTGTTACTATCGCTTCGAGATTTGGGCAACACCGTTATAGTGGTTGAACATGATGAGGATATTATGAAGGCCGCGGACGAAGTCATCGATATTGGCCCAGAGGCAGGAACATTGGGCGGCGAGGTCGTAGCTACCGGAAATTTGAGTCAAATCTTAAAATCAAATTCCTTAACGGCCGATTACTTAAATGGTAGCAAAAAAATTGAGGTGCCAGCGGAACGTAGAAATTCCAAGCACTACATAAAAATAATAGGAGCCCGGGAAAACAACCTTAAAAATATAGATGCCATCTTTCCTTTAAACGTACTTACAGTTGTGACCGGTGTTTCAGGAAGTGGAAAAAGTACTTTGGTCAAAAAAATACTATACCCAACAATACTAAAGGAAGTAGGTGGTTATGGTGAAAAGGCAGGTCAATTTACCAAAATAGAAGGCAAGTATGGCCATGTTAAACATGTTGAGTTTGTGGACCAGAATCCAATAGGTCGCTCATCAAGATCCAATCCGGTTACTTACATTAAAGCTTATGATGATATACGTACCCTTTTTTCATCACAAAAGCTGAGTAAATTGAGAGGTTACCAACCGAAACACTTTTCATTTAATGTAGACGGTGGTCGTTGTGAAAAATGTAAGGGCGAAGGTGAGATTACCGTAGAAATGCAATTTATGGCCGATGTACATTTAGAATGTGATGTCTGTGGGGGCAAACGTTTTAAAAAAGAAATTCTAGAAGTACAGTTTGAAGGTAAGAATATAGATGATGTCTTGAGTTTAACCATTGATGAAGCCATAGAACATTTTAAAAATTATAATCAGAAAAAGATTGTAACCAAATTACAACCGCTCCAAGATGTGGGTTTAGGATATGTAACCCTAGGACAGTCCTCCTCCACCCTATCTGGTGGCGAAGCGCAGCGCATAAAACTAGCATCATTTCTGGTAAAGGGGAATACAAAAGAAAAAGCACTTTTCATTTTTGACGAACCTACCACGGGACTTCACTTCCATGATATCAAAAAATTGTTGAAATCCTTCGAGGAACTTATTGCAAAAGGACATTCCGTAATTGTAATCGAGCATAATATAGAATTGATCAAGTGCGCAGACTACATCATTGACCTTGGCCCCGAAGGTGGAGAAAATGGCGGATATCTTATTGCAGAAGGCACTCCTGAAGAAATTGTTCAAAATGAAAACTCTTTTACTGCTCAATATTTAAAATTGAAAATTTAA
- a CDS encoding hydrolase has product MKSKIFLYLFIFAALIALYQFVSTNNMQKSFYSDSESLKDEISDLKDSLQQSQLKMLDMQYFSLENNDDALAYYDHLNLKNPTRYIEDKLLETNEKRGDNPLIPYEGMESDFKINKIKIINHKWLLADFSDGKYWGDLIIKYELKNDLGVDFTLVDHLLYTRSN; this is encoded by the coding sequence ATGAAAAGTAAAATTTTTCTTTACCTATTTATTTTCGCTGCGTTGATTGCATTGTACCAATTTGTAAGTACAAACAACATGCAAAAATCATTTTATTCCGATTCAGAAAGTTTGAAAGATGAAATTTCGGATTTAAAAGATTCCTTGCAACAATCCCAACTTAAAATGTTGGACATGCAGTATTTTTCTTTGGAGAACAATGACGATGCCCTTGCATACTATGACCACCTCAACCTTAAGAACCCTACGCGATATATTGAGGATAAACTATTGGAGACCAATGAAAAAAGAGGGGACAACCCACTCATTCCCTACGAGGGGATGGAAAGTGACTTTAAGATAAACAAAATCAAGATTATCAACCATAAATGGTTGTTGGCAGATTTTTCAGATGGAAAATATTGGGGCGATTTAATCATTAAATACGAACTCAAGAATGACCTTGGCGTAGATTTTACCTTAGTGGACCATTTGTTGTATACTAGAAGTAATTAG
- a CDS encoding endonuclease III domain-containing protein encodes MTKQDKVNFVIDTLEKLYPVIPVPLDHKDPYTLLIAVLLSAQSTDVRVNKITPLLFSKANNPFDMVKLTVDEIREIIKPVGLSPMKSKGIHGLSEILIEKYNGEVPKEMELLEELPAVGHKTASVVVSQAFGIPAFPVDTHIHRLMYRWGFSNGKNVVQTEKDAKRLFPEELWNRLHLQIIWYGRDYSPARGWNLEKDTITKTIGRKTVISAYHKTKKNR; translated from the coding sequence ATGACCAAACAGGATAAAGTAAATTTTGTTATCGATACTTTGGAAAAACTTTATCCTGTGATTCCTGTACCGCTCGATCATAAGGATCCATATACTTTACTGATTGCCGTATTGCTATCTGCCCAAAGTACAGATGTGCGGGTAAATAAGATTACGCCCCTACTTTTTTCAAAGGCAAACAATCCGTTTGATATGGTAAAGCTTACAGTAGATGAAATAAGGGAAATTATTAAACCCGTGGGTCTCTCCCCAATGAAATCCAAAGGTATTCATGGATTATCAGAAATCTTGATTGAAAAATATAACGGAGAAGTACCCAAAGAAATGGAGTTATTGGAAGAATTACCTGCGGTTGGTCATAAAACTGCCAGCGTTGTGGTTTCACAGGCATTTGGTATTCCGGCATTTCCTGTGGATACACACATTCATAGACTTATGTACCGTTGGGGATTCAGTAATGGAAAAAATGTTGTCCAAACTGAAAAGGATGCCAAACGTCTGTTTCCAGAAGAACTTTGGAACCGATTGCATCTACAGATTATTTGGTACGGAAGGGATTATTCTCCTGCAAGAGGTTGGAATCTGGAAAAAGATACGATTACAAAAACCATTGGAAGAAAAACAGTGATTTCTGCATACCATAAAACAAAAAAGAACCGCTGA
- the bcp gene encoding thioredoxin-dependent thiol peroxidase — MNMLKVGDKVPEFSSKDQDGNVINLNDYKGKKLIVFFYPRANTPGCTAEACNLRDNYKLLQEQGYEILGVSEDSEKKQSNFRNKYDFQFPLLADEDHTVIETFGVWGPKKFMGREYDGLHRTTFVIDENGTIERVIEKVKTKDHAAQLLD; from the coding sequence ATGAATATGCTAAAAGTAGGGGATAAAGTACCTGAATTTTCTTCAAAAGACCAAGATGGAAACGTTATTAATCTCAATGATTATAAGGGAAAAAAATTGATTGTTTTTTTCTATCCACGTGCAAACACCCCTGGCTGCACGGCCGAAGCCTGTAACTTAAGAGATAATTATAAACTTTTACAGGAGCAAGGTTATGAAATTTTGGGTGTTAGCGAAGATTCCGAAAAGAAACAAAGCAATTTTAGAAATAAGTATGACTTTCAATTTCCGTTGTTAGCGGATGAAGACCATACAGTAATTGAAACATTTGGTGTTTGGGGACCGAAAAAATTTATGGGACGGGAATACGATGGGTTGCACAGAACCACGTTTGTAATCGATGAGAACGGTACCATTGAAAGGGTGATTGAAAAAGTAAAGACAAAAGACCACGCTGCACAGCTTTTGGATTAA
- a CDS encoding RNA polymerase sigma factor — MELQIDDSILVKNYIAGDEKCLEKLINRHNQRISSFIYSKVLDRDVAEDIFQDTFIKVIKTLKKGSYSEEGKFLPWVMRIAHNLIIDHFRKNKRMPKFEGSDDFNIFSVIHDDKLNAEKQIIKNQIDSDLTLIIEELPDDQKEVLIMRIYKDMSFKEISENTGVSINTALGRMRYALINLRKIVERNNIVLTN; from the coding sequence ATGGAACTACAGATTGATGACTCGATATTAGTAAAAAACTACATTGCAGGTGATGAGAAATGTCTTGAAAAACTCATTAACAGGCACAACCAAAGAATTTCCAGCTTTATTTATTCCAAAGTATTGGATAGGGATGTCGCAGAAGACATTTTCCAGGATACCTTTATTAAGGTAATCAAAACTCTAAAAAAGGGCTCATATAGTGAAGAAGGCAAATTCTTGCCTTGGGTAATGCGAATAGCGCATAACCTTATTATAGACCACTTTCGTAAAAACAAAAGAATGCCCAAGTTTGAAGGAAGCGATGACTTCAATATCTTCTCGGTCATTCATGATGATAAGCTCAATGCTGAAAAACAGATTATAAAAAATCAAATAGACAGTGACCTTACGCTCATTATTGAAGAATTGCCGGACGATCAAAAAGAAGTATTGATAATGCGTATCTATAAGGATATGAGTTTCAAGGAAATTTCTGAAAACACGGGAGTAAGCATAAATACCGCTTTAGGCAGAATGCGATACGCCTTGATAAACCTTAGAAAAATAGTTGAGCGAAATAATATCGTTTTAACGAATTAA
- a CDS encoding TonB-dependent receptor: MSTATNSQYAFENIPSIKAKTLRINLNSNIYGTFAEIGAGQETARQFFRAGGASGTIAKAMSAYDKSFSDAIYGTEKDGRYVTQARLKRMLAYEMQLVEERISRENNPDYLFFSFANTVATIDFSKRYKGHGWIGIRFQLDPKQKEYDEIVLHIRFKQNEARLQQETLGTLGVNLIYGAFFKNHKPKKLLKYLYDHIDKDTIEIDMVNFTGPHFKEVDNRLMSLQLIRNNMTDAVMFGPDGNNLLPAAVLYKKNILALRGSFRPVTKVNMDMFQKSYDIFIREQTVEYENTIVVFEITLSNLKASGEIDEQDFMDRAELLSSLGHTVMISKFQEYYKLVEYFNNYTKAKIGLTMGVNNLVDVFDEKYYRDLSGGILEAFGKLFFKDLKVYLYPMKDADTGQIMTSNNVKVHPRMKELYKFFKYNGKVMDIIDYDPDIMNIFSREVLKRIINGEDGWEEMLPEGIAEIIKDKKLFTRKLLKEKEEV; this comes from the coding sequence ATGTCCACCGCTACAAACAGCCAATACGCTTTTGAGAACATTCCTTCCATAAAGGCAAAAACCCTGAGGATAAATTTAAATTCCAACATCTATGGCACCTTTGCCGAAATAGGTGCAGGACAAGAAACGGCACGGCAGTTTTTTAGGGCAGGTGGCGCTTCGGGTACTATAGCCAAGGCTATGAGTGCCTATGATAAATCTTTTAGCGATGCAATTTATGGCACTGAAAAAGATGGCAGGTATGTTACACAGGCCAGGTTAAAACGAATGCTCGCTTATGAAATGCAACTGGTGGAAGAGCGTATAAGCCGTGAAAATAATCCTGATTATTTGTTCTTTTCGTTTGCCAATACCGTTGCAACCATAGATTTTTCAAAAAGATATAAGGGGCATGGGTGGATCGGTATTCGATTTCAACTTGACCCAAAGCAAAAGGAGTATGATGAAATTGTTCTACATATTCGCTTTAAACAAAATGAAGCGAGGCTACAGCAAGAAACTTTGGGAACTCTTGGGGTAAACCTTATTTATGGAGCATTTTTTAAAAACCACAAACCAAAAAAACTCCTAAAATATCTTTATGACCATATCGATAAGGATACTATCGAAATTGATATGGTAAATTTTACTGGTCCTCATTTTAAAGAGGTTGATAATAGGCTCATGAGCTTACAGCTTATTAGAAATAATATGACCGATGCTGTGATGTTTGGCCCAGATGGAAACAATTTACTACCTGCAGCAGTCCTTTATAAAAAGAATATTCTTGCGCTGCGCGGAAGTTTTAGGCCCGTTACCAAGGTCAATATGGATATGTTTCAAAAGTCATACGATATTTTTATACGGGAACAGACCGTTGAATATGAAAACACTATAGTTGTCTTCGAAATCACTTTGTCCAATCTAAAGGCATCTGGAGAAATTGACGAACAGGATTTTATGGACCGCGCGGAACTTTTAAGTTCGCTGGGGCACACGGTTATGATATCTAAATTCCAAGAATATTATAAGCTGGTCGAATATTTCAATAATTACACAAAAGCCAAGATTGGACTCACCATGGGGGTCAATAATTTGGTGGATGTTTTTGATGAGAAATATTACAGGGATTTGAGTGGCGGTATATTGGAAGCTTTTGGGAAACTCTTCTTCAAAGATCTTAAGGTGTACTTATATCCAATGAAGGATGCAGATACAGGGCAAATAATGACCAGTAACAATGTTAAGGTCCATCCAAGAATGAAGGAGCTGTACAAATTCTTCAAGTACAATGGAAAGGTTATGGACATTATTGATTATGATCCCGATATTATGAATATTTTTTCCAGAGAAGTATTAAAACGTATTATTAACGGAGAAGACGGATGGGAAGAAATGTTGCCAGAAGGAATTGCAGAAATAATAAAGGATAAAAAACTTTTTACCAGAAAGTTACTTAAAGAAAAAGAAGAGGTTTAA